In the Flavisolibacter tropicus genome, one interval contains:
- a CDS encoding YceI family protein has translation MMKKLTVVLSAFILLSAFTVLNNVWKNDAPHSQLGFTVKHLGISDVSGTFNDFEVTVNSAKSDFSDAVIELTAKTNSIDTRVEARNNHLKSADFFDAAKYPTLTFKSTSLKKAGKNKYKLLGNLTLHGITKPVTMDLEYKGTVENPMSKKQTAGFQVTGVIKRSDFNLGNGFPAPMISDDVRIKADGEFVQ, from the coding sequence ATGATGAAAAAGTTAACCGTAGTTCTTTCCGCATTTATTCTATTATCCGCATTTACTGTATTGAATAATGTTTGGAAAAACGATGCCCCCCATTCACAACTGGGTTTCACAGTAAAGCACCTGGGTATTTCTGATGTATCTGGTACATTTAATGACTTTGAAGTAACTGTAAACTCTGCAAAATCCGATTTCAGTGATGCTGTAATTGAACTGACAGCAAAAACAAACTCTATTGATACAAGAGTAGAAGCAAGAAATAACCACTTAAAAAGTGCTGATTTTTTTGATGCTGCTAAATACCCGACCTTGACATTCAAGAGCACATCGCTTAAAAAAGCAGGAAAAAATAAATACAAGCTTTTGGGCAATCTTACTTTACATGGCATAACCAAGCCTGTAACTATGGATCTTGAATACAAAGGCACTGTAGAAAACCCTATGAGCAAAAAACAAACGGCCGGTTTCCAGGTAACAGGCGTTATTAAGCGTTCCGACTTCAACCTGGGTAATGGCTTCCCTGCTCCTATGATCAGCGATGATGTAAGAATAAAAGCAGATGGCGAGTTTGTTCAATAA
- a CDS encoding NADPH-dependent F420 reductase encodes MQTKQTIAIIGATGNMGSSLARTLAKGNYRLLLKANQQEKLVEIVNQIKEETPGADVEAALCPKDASWEADIIIAAIPFRAEKEVAEKIRDYANQKIVISIANPLNETYDSLVTPPSTSAAEELQMLLPHAKVVKAFNTTFAADFFTPVINGKQVDAFLAGDDEEALGTVSELISTIGFNPIIAGNLSVSRTLENMQLLLIQLVKRYNYNWQAGWKILHN; translated from the coding sequence ATGCAAACAAAACAAACCATAGCCATTATAGGTGCTACAGGCAATATGGGTTCTTCACTGGCAAGGACCTTGGCAAAGGGAAACTATCGTTTGCTTTTAAAAGCCAATCAGCAGGAAAAGCTAGTAGAAATAGTTAACCAAATAAAAGAGGAAACACCGGGTGCCGATGTAGAAGCGGCTCTTTGCCCCAAAGATGCCAGTTGGGAAGCTGATATTATAATTGCAGCCATTCCCTTTCGGGCGGAAAAAGAAGTGGCTGAAAAAATCAGAGACTACGCTAATCAAAAGATTGTGATCAGTATTGCCAATCCATTGAATGAGACGTATGATAGCCTAGTAACCCCTCCCTCAACCAGTGCAGCTGAAGAGCTGCAAATGCTGCTACCCCACGCCAAAGTGGTAAAAGCATTTAATACAACATTTGCTGCCGATTTCTTTACTCCTGTTATCAATGGAAAGCAAGTAGATGCCTTCTTGGCTGGAGACGATGAAGAAGCCTTAGGAACAGTTTCTGAACTAATAAGCACTATTGGCTTCAACCCTATTATAGCTGGTAATCTATCTGTTAGCAGAACACTGGAGAATATGCAGCTCCTTTTAATTCAACTAGTTAAAAGATATAATTATAACTGGCAGGCAGGCTGGAAAATCTTACATAATTAA
- a CDS encoding polysaccharide deacetylase family protein, with the protein MNVKARVLGGWLVASMLLLSGALKRRMKKILNEECILSIFFHNPSREEFEQCIRWLKKYNLKFLSVQDIERIIQNNQHFPKGGVLITVDDGWQSNEANVIEVANNYQVPVTIFVATNPVEEGSYWWVHVAKAKEKGIECVPVQTLKNWSNEERLLKVDEIKRSFPIERSALTIDQVKRAADSNCVTIGAHTDTHPILTTCNDHHVVEEIQVSKQKLENWTGKEMRYFAYPNGTYGAREIEVLKKLRYRLAFSTQPDYLLPGSLKNKYELPRIMFLEGMSFEENICRIAGLWAPLGARLKKIFPIFRKFN; encoded by the coding sequence ATGAATGTAAAAGCAAGAGTACTTGGCGGATGGCTTGTTGCTAGTATGTTGCTGTTATCGGGTGCTTTAAAAAGAAGAATGAAAAAGATTCTTAATGAGGAATGTATTTTATCCATTTTCTTTCATAACCCAAGTAGGGAGGAGTTTGAACAATGCATTCGATGGTTAAAGAAATATAATCTTAAGTTTTTAAGCGTTCAGGATATTGAACGTATCATTCAAAATAATCAGCATTTTCCCAAAGGTGGAGTATTAATAACAGTAGATGATGGTTGGCAGTCGAATGAGGCTAATGTTATTGAAGTGGCCAATAATTATCAAGTGCCTGTAACCATCTTTGTAGCCACCAACCCGGTTGAAGAAGGATCTTATTGGTGGGTACATGTAGCAAAAGCAAAGGAAAAAGGCATAGAATGTGTCCCCGTGCAAACCTTAAAGAATTGGAGTAATGAAGAGAGGCTGCTAAAGGTAGACGAGATTAAAAGAAGTTTCCCTATTGAACGATCAGCTTTAACTATTGATCAGGTGAAGAGAGCCGCCGATTCTAATTGTGTTACCATAGGCGCACATACAGATACGCATCCCATTTTAACAACTTGTAATGATCATCATGTAGTAGAAGAAATACAAGTTTCAAAACAAAAACTGGAAAACTGGACCGGCAAAGAGATGCGCTATTTTGCTTACCCAAATGGAACCTATGGTGCTCGTGAAATAGAGGTGCTAAAGAAATTGCGATACCGGTTGGCTTTCTCTACTCAACCTGACTACCTGCTACCAGGCTCTCTGAAAAATAAATATGAGTTACCAAGAATTATGTTTCTGGAGGGCATGTCTTTTGAAGAGAATATTTGTCGGATTGCTGGACTTTGGGCTCCCCTAGGGGCCAGGCTAAAAAAGATTTTTCCAATATTCAGAAAGTTTAACTGA
- a CDS encoding DUF481 domain-containing protein, protein MFRQLQVIFVLIILSWQVDIHAQSRRDTLYLFNGQIFIGYVKGANLGVLTFDEMDLKYIKIRMYKIKRINTARRFKIETLDKHFYYGYLKPSSQENWVKIVSDEKDTIEMKITDLGVILALENKFLTRLNGSLSAGFSFTKANEEGQVNFSTNLYYPMKRFGHQLSLSTIGSIDSSKYSRDKEDGSLFSIYSVTPSWYLAGSFVYQRNLELSLARRYQELIGGGNKLVSKTDMQVLFTSGISFNQEKSTTGIINDLLLEVPVILKLNYFKYHQPNIQISSTNSAFFSLSQKDRVRFDANIYFSWELARRFYLTLSPYANYDSKPPEGDSNFDYGSAISISFQF, encoded by the coding sequence ATGTTCAGGCAATTGCAAGTCATTTTTGTATTAATTATTTTAAGTTGGCAAGTAGATATTCATGCTCAATCCAGAAGAGATACGCTCTATTTATTTAACGGACAGATTTTTATTGGTTATGTTAAAGGTGCAAATTTAGGAGTCCTTACATTTGACGAAATGGATCTTAAGTACATAAAGATCAGGATGTACAAGATTAAAAGGATCAATACTGCCCGCCGTTTTAAAATAGAAACACTTGACAAGCATTTTTATTATGGATATCTAAAACCATCTTCACAGGAAAATTGGGTAAAAATTGTAAGTGATGAAAAAGACACCATAGAAATGAAGATTACTGATTTGGGGGTCATACTAGCTTTAGAAAATAAGTTCCTGACGAGACTGAACGGTAGCCTTTCGGCTGGCTTTAGCTTCACAAAAGCCAATGAAGAAGGACAAGTAAACTTTAGCACCAATTTGTACTACCCAATGAAACGCTTTGGGCACCAACTGTCTTTATCAACTATTGGTTCAATCGACTCATCAAAATATTCTAGGGATAAGGAAGATGGCAGTTTGTTTTCGATTTATAGTGTAACACCATCCTGGTATTTGGCTGGTAGTTTTGTCTATCAACGTAACCTGGAGCTTTCGTTAGCCAGAAGGTATCAGGAACTAATTGGCGGTGGTAATAAACTTGTATCAAAAACAGATATGCAGGTGCTATTTACAAGTGGAATATCTTTTAACCAGGAAAAAAGTACGACAGGTATCATAAACGACCTATTATTAGAAGTACCTGTCATTCTTAAATTAAACTACTTCAAATATCACCAACCTAATATTCAGATTAGTTCTACCAATTCTGCTTTTTTTAGCTTAAGTCAAAAAGACCGTGTACGCTTTGATGCCAATATCTATTTCTCGTGGGAACTGGCCAGGCGCTTCTATTTGACCCTTAGCCCTTATGCTAACTATGACAGTAAACCACCGGAAGGCGACAGTAATTTTGACTATGGTTCTGCCATTAGTATTTCCTTCCAGTTTTAG
- a CDS encoding LytTR family transcriptional regulator DNA-binding domain-containing protein, protein MYFSDQFKRIHRSYIIPLQKIKAIVNRKVRLTHIELPFGDSYISAIQDWTKR, encoded by the coding sequence ATGTACTTCTCCGATCAGTTTAAGCGCATTCACAGAAGCTATATTATACCGTTACAAAAGATAAAAGCGATTGTGAATCGTAAAGTTCGGCTTACCCATATTGAGCTACCTTTTGGCGATAGTTATATATCAGCAATACAAGATTGGACTAAAAGGTAG
- a CDS encoding O-acetyl-ADP-ribose deacetylase — MVTDKIEVIKGDITKMVVDAIVNAANTSLMGGGGVDGAIHRVGGPAILEDCRKIVARQGGCKTGDAVITTAGNLPAKYVIHTVGPIWNGGNSGEQEKLANCYRNSLALALEHNCHTIAFPNISTGVYRFPKKEAASIATNTVKQFLAGTDSIKSVLFVCFDEENYQLYKDLLSA; from the coding sequence ATGGTTACTGATAAAATAGAAGTAATAAAGGGGGATATCACCAAGATGGTAGTAGATGCTATAGTAAATGCAGCCAATACTTCTTTAATGGGCGGTGGCGGTGTAGATGGCGCTATACATAGGGTTGGCGGCCCGGCCATATTGGAAGATTGCAGAAAGATTGTAGCACGCCAGGGAGGTTGTAAAACTGGCGATGCTGTTATTACGACTGCCGGCAACTTACCAGCGAAATATGTGATACACACAGTGGGCCCTATTTGGAATGGCGGCAATAGTGGAGAGCAGGAGAAATTGGCTAATTGTTATAGAAATTCATTAGCACTGGCATTAGAGCATAATTGCCATACCATTGCTTTCCCTAACATTAGTACGGGTGTTTACCGTTTTCCTAAAAAAGAGGCGGCCTCTATTGCCACTAATACTGTAAAGCAATTCCTGGCAGGGACAGATTCTATTAAAAGTGTACTGTTTGTGTGTTTTGACGAAGAGAATTACCAATTATATAAAGACCTTCTTTCTGCGTAA
- a CDS encoding DoxX family protein produces the protein MKRIINVGQTSNKIDVALLLARVAIAIMMLTHGLPKMVHLFSGDPIQFPAVMGMSPEVSLGLTVFAEVICSILLLVGFTTRLAAIPLMITMLVAVLVIHSADAFAQKEMALHYLVAYIVLFIAGSGKYSIDYLLQRKLSIRASLI, from the coding sequence ATGAAAAGAATTATAAACGTTGGCCAAACGTCAAACAAGATTGATGTAGCCCTATTATTAGCCCGTGTAGCAATAGCCATTATGATGTTAACTCATGGCCTTCCTAAAATGGTCCATCTTTTTTCTGGCGATCCTATTCAATTTCCAGCGGTGATGGGTATGAGTCCAGAAGTTTCATTAGGACTTACCGTATTTGCTGAAGTAATCTGTTCTATTTTACTTTTAGTAGGTTTTACTACCAGATTAGCAGCAATCCCCTTAATGATAACGATGCTTGTTGCCGTACTGGTTATCCATTCAGCAGATGCCTTTGCACAAAAAGAAATGGCGCTTCATTACTTAGTAGCCTATATTGTTTTATTCATAGCAGGTAGCGGTAAGTATTCAATTGATTATTTACTTCAACGTAAACTATCAATCAGGGCTTCTCTTATTTAA
- a CDS encoding AcvB/VirJ family lysyl-phosphatidylglycerol hydrolase, translating to MIQKITSVLCALPLLLAGNIQETKLPVKVWTSTSYSTVVLFISGDGGLGGFSSSLCQSLNQQGYYVTALDAKKYFWEKKTPDQTTKDITGLLSEKEILSKEQLVLVGYSFGADIVPFVVNKLPLTIKRKIKTVVLLSPSTTTDFEIHVADWFGIKVNRSMNVVSEINRMNGQKVVTVFGSKEKDFPLKDITLRNFSNEVLPGDIILMIMLKP from the coding sequence ATGATACAAAAGATTACTTCCGTTTTGTGTGCTTTGCCGTTATTATTGGCAGGTAATATTCAGGAAACAAAGTTGCCTGTTAAAGTATGGACCTCAACTAGCTATAGTACGGTAGTTCTATTTATCAGTGGCGATGGTGGGCTGGGTGGGTTCTCTTCCAGTTTATGCCAATCCTTAAATCAACAGGGGTATTATGTAACAGCATTGGATGCCAAAAAATATTTCTGGGAGAAAAAGACGCCTGATCAAACTACAAAGGATATCACCGGGTTACTTTCAGAAAAGGAAATCCTTTCTAAAGAACAACTTGTACTTGTTGGCTATTCTTTTGGGGCAGATATTGTTCCTTTTGTAGTAAATAAGTTGCCCTTGACTATAAAAAGAAAAATTAAGACTGTTGTTTTACTATCTCCATCAACAACCACTGACTTTGAGATACATGTTGCTGATTGGTTTGGCATTAAAGTCAACAGGAGTATGAATGTCGTTTCCGAGATCAATCGGATGAACGGACAGAAAGTGGTTACTGTTTTTGGTAGTAAAGAAAAAGACTTCCCTTTAAAAGATATCACGCTCAGGAATTTCAGCAATGAAGTATTGCCGGGGGACATCATTTTGATGATAATGTTGAAGCCGTAG
- a CDS encoding DUF4136 domain-containing protein — protein MTAKLYKCLALIVIVLLAGCYPEGAQYTEELDLVYTNYYNQFDFKSQKTFAIPDSVVKITGDAFTDPDGDGKPQFANPTYSAAVLNKLKENMAANGWTLVNKNNNPDVVLLVSAMTTTNIYYYYDWWYWDWWYGGWYGWYYPGWYYPPYVTGYRSGSIFIQMAQLKGLRTGDNATVAWNCIINGLAEGGTADITARIQTSVDKAFAQSPYLKIN, from the coding sequence ATGACTGCAAAACTTTACAAGTGCCTGGCTTTAATTGTAATAGTGCTACTGGCAGGCTGCTACCCGGAAGGCGCTCAATATACTGAAGAGTTAGACTTGGTTTATACCAACTATTACAATCAATTCGACTTTAAGAGCCAAAAAACCTTCGCGATTCCGGATAGTGTAGTAAAAATTACAGGTGACGCCTTCACTGACCCGGATGGTGATGGGAAGCCCCAGTTTGCCAACCCAACTTACAGCGCTGCAGTATTGAATAAGTTAAAAGAAAATATGGCTGCCAATGGATGGACCTTGGTCAACAAAAATAACAACCCAGATGTGGTTTTATTGGTTTCAGCAATGACCACTACTAATATTTATTACTACTATGATTGGTGGTATTGGGACTGGTGGTATGGCGGCTGGTATGGCTGGTACTATCCTGGATGGTATTATCCTCCTTATGTAACAGGTTATCGATCAGGGTCGATCTTCATTCAAATGGCTCAATTGAAGGGGCTGCGAACAGGAGACAATGCGACAGTGGCATGGAACTGTATTATCAACGGCTTGGCCGAAGGCGGTACAGCAGATATAACTGCACGCATACAGACTAGTGTAGACAAGGCCTTTGCGCAATCTCCTTATCTAAAAATCAATTAA
- a CDS encoding RNA polymerase sigma factor codes for MKNDGHPTCINTDVELLDLMMNQNAIAFEILYKRYWNPLLHFASQFLDDEDSCEEMVQGLFVHLHNRQQALKITTAIRPYLYTSLRNRIFNYVRSRSVYKRHIAQASSEIVYVNNDVDQFIDFVELKQRVAQCLKGMPAKNREVYLLHFYEHFPLKKVAIILNRPVDTVEKQLRRAKAILRNYLIANKK; via the coding sequence ATGAAAAATGACGGTCATCCTACTTGTATAAATACTGATGTTGAGCTGCTTGATTTAATGATGAATCAGAATGCTATTGCGTTTGAGATCTTGTATAAAAGGTATTGGAATCCCTTATTGCATTTTGCTTCACAATTCCTTGACGATGAGGATAGTTGTGAAGAAATGGTCCAGGGCCTGTTTGTGCATTTGCATAACCGGCAACAAGCACTCAAAATAACTACCGCCATCCGGCCATATTTATACACTTCGTTGCGAAACAGAATCTTTAATTATGTGAGAAGCCGGTCGGTTTACAAAAGACATATAGCCCAAGCGTCGAGTGAGATAGTGTATGTTAATAACGATGTAGATCAATTCATAGACTTTGTTGAGTTGAAGCAAAGAGTAGCGCAATGCCTGAAAGGGATGCCCGCTAAAAATAGAGAAGTGTATCTGTTGCATTTTTACGAGCACTTTCCTCTAAAAAAAGTAGCCATTATTCTAAACAGGCCTGTTGATACGGTAGAAAAACAACTGCGTAGGGCCAAAGCAATACTGCGTAATTATTTAATTGCCAATAAAAAATAG
- the ygiD gene encoding 4,5-DOPA dioxygenase extradiol, with protein sequence MERKAFLRTLVTGVASMTTLAAFNQFTSELKEQETLMPVLFVGHGSPMNGIEDNEFSRTWKAMGKQIPTPAAVLVISAHWLSQGTRITAMDFPQTIHDFGGFPKELYEVQYKAPGNPALAKETSLLLTSALVEMDHDWGLDHGAWTVVRHMYPEANIPVLQLSIDYTKGPQYHYDLAKELYSLRKKGVLIIGSGNMVHNLRMVAWDKLNESEYGYDWALQINNKFKELIGNGHHDSLIRYESLGKEALLAIPTPEHYWPLLYTLGLKGGKDAISFFNDKAVGGSLTMTSVKIG encoded by the coding sequence ATGGAAAGAAAAGCATTTTTAAGAACATTAGTAACAGGAGTAGCAAGTATGACAACCTTAGCAGCGTTTAATCAATTTACATCTGAATTAAAAGAGCAGGAAACCCTTATGCCTGTTTTGTTTGTTGGTCATGGTTCTCCAATGAATGGCATTGAGGATAATGAGTTTAGCCGTACCTGGAAAGCAATGGGAAAACAGATCCCCACTCCTGCCGCCGTTCTTGTAATATCTGCCCATTGGCTAAGCCAAGGCACACGCATCACCGCCATGGATTTTCCACAGACCATCCATGATTTTGGCGGCTTTCCCAAAGAGCTTTATGAGGTACAGTACAAAGCACCAGGTAATCCCGCGCTGGCCAAAGAAACCAGCCTATTACTTACTTCTGCTCTTGTAGAAATGGATCATGACTGGGGATTGGATCATGGTGCCTGGACCGTTGTTCGCCATATGTACCCTGAAGCAAACATCCCAGTATTACAGTTAAGCATTGACTATACAAAAGGCCCTCAATATCACTACGATTTGGCTAAGGAGCTATATAGCTTAAGAAAAAAAGGAGTGCTCATTATAGGCAGTGGAAACATGGTTCATAATCTCCGTATGGTAGCATGGGATAAGCTGAATGAATCGGAATATGGTTACGACTGGGCACTGCAAATAAATAATAAGTTCAAAGAATTGATTGGCAACGGTCACCACGACTCGTTGATCCGTTACGAATCGCTGGGGAAAGAGGCTTTACTGGCCATCCCCACCCCCGAGCATTACTGGCCCCTACTATACACACTGGGTTTAAAGGGCGGTAAAGATGCTATTTCGTTTTTTAATGATAAAGCTGTAGGGGGTTCCCTTACAATGACCTCAGTAAAAATCGGATAA
- a CDS encoding GNAT family N-acetyltransferase: MLTISTRAINVLNKNGIELFEGKAAWLQLSNDSFLSGWDKLYEDCPWGTVFQSRAFITTWYSNYQETYIPLFIVSFEGRRLTGLLLLAKTKDGLIIGAGDAQAEYQVWLATENNGNDFISKALKIVDSYLPNTKVQLKYIPDNAPMHWVNESTYFKARCLVKVYKQPLLKIKEDHFINELQKKNRREKLNRLKRIGNLQFVHITSYSEFEAILDKLALQFDFRKKAVFNTAVFLQDPKRKNFLLSLFKQGLLHTTVLKVNEDIIAANVSVFGKGWVHLQGVNTHAPSFAKYSPGILHLLMLGKQLASEGISVFDLTPGDDPYKGQLATNYKEAFHLIVSSPYQLQVSKLKLASAEGFKKLLLLIGYTPSKFKWYTWKLKDQYKHVFKKGLPFSIKYFVSRIITPNKENVYVFQHGQILPSFNGVTININSLSDMLCFDPKGSSLNSWAFFEDAMRRFEDGETCFSYCEKGQLQACVWLASAKSSKTANEPKLTGFYYHSILHNKKNLLLSVISTVVAMDQTHNVIYAHVRKGDKFICQTLKDLGFKRANSADSDN, from the coding sequence ATGTTAACTATTTCAACTAGAGCCATAAATGTGCTAAACAAAAATGGAATTGAGCTCTTTGAAGGCAAAGCAGCATGGCTGCAACTTTCAAATGATTCATTTTTATCAGGTTGGGATAAGCTGTATGAAGACTGTCCTTGGGGCACCGTTTTTCAAAGTCGCGCGTTTATTACTACCTGGTATAGCAATTATCAAGAAACGTACATTCCACTTTTCATTGTAAGTTTTGAAGGTCGCAGGCTTACGGGTTTATTGTTATTAGCCAAAACAAAGGATGGCCTTATTATAGGCGCCGGTGATGCTCAGGCTGAATACCAGGTATGGCTGGCTACAGAGAATAATGGAAATGATTTTATTAGTAAAGCATTAAAAATCGTTGATAGTTACTTACCAAATACAAAAGTTCAACTAAAATATATTCCGGATAATGCTCCTATGCATTGGGTCAATGAGAGTACCTACTTTAAAGCGCGTTGTTTAGTAAAGGTTTACAAACAGCCGTTGTTGAAAATAAAAGAAGACCACTTTATAAATGAGCTACAGAAAAAGAACCGCCGGGAAAAGCTAAACCGCCTTAAACGGATTGGAAACCTGCAATTTGTACATATTACTTCTTATTCTGAATTTGAAGCTATACTTGATAAGCTGGCTCTGCAATTTGACTTTCGAAAGAAAGCCGTATTCAACACAGCCGTTTTTCTACAGGATCCAAAGCGTAAGAACTTCTTATTGTCCTTATTTAAACAGGGACTTTTACATACTACAGTACTAAAGGTAAATGAGGATATTATTGCCGCTAATGTTAGTGTTTTTGGAAAGGGTTGGGTGCATTTGCAAGGTGTTAATACCCATGCGCCATCTTTTGCTAAATATTCACCGGGCATTTTGCATTTGTTGATGCTGGGAAAACAATTGGCAAGCGAGGGTATTTCAGTATTTGACCTTACTCCTGGTGATGATCCATACAAGGGGCAGTTAGCAACTAACTATAAAGAGGCTTTTCATCTCATTGTAAGTAGCCCATATCAACTACAGGTAAGCAAACTCAAATTAGCATCTGCAGAAGGCTTTAAAAAGCTGCTATTACTTATTGGATATACACCAAGTAAGTTTAAATGGTATACATGGAAATTAAAAGATCAGTATAAACATGTTTTTAAAAAAGGCCTTCCATTTTCTATAAAGTATTTCGTTTCCAGAATCATTACTCCCAATAAAGAAAACGTTTATGTTTTTCAGCATGGTCAAATACTACCATCATTTAATGGAGTAACGATTAACATAAACTCGCTAAGTGACATGCTTTGTTTTGATCCAAAAGGATCATCTCTGAACTCGTGGGCATTTTTTGAAGATGCCATGCGTCGATTTGAAGATGGTGAAACGTGCTTTTCTTATTGTGAGAAAGGCCAATTGCAGGCTTGTGTATGGCTTGCAAGTGCAAAATCTTCAAAAACCGCTAATGAACCTAAGTTAACAGGTTTCTATTACCATTCAATACTGCATAATAAAAAGAATTTGTTGTTGTCGGTTATTAGTACTGTGGTAGCAATGGATCAAACGCACAATGTGATTTACGCCCATGTAAGAAAGGGTGACAAATTCATTTGTCAAACACTGAAGGATTTAGGGTTTAAGCGAGCCAACAGTGCTGATAGTGATAATTAA
- a CDS encoding GNAT family N-acetyltransferase translates to MKTQATSKIALQSLKGNNIAIHVGEDAWQLLSNSTFLANWDKLFESCPWATIFQHQSFALTWYKIYRTKFLPVLVIAECEDQLNGLLTLAAPVSGNKGQIVGAGHYDAEYHTWLTDGTDNGSFIQVAFTKLLQLFPQYPIYLRYIPPHTPIQWMREPKWKKRCVWLAGSRPLMNLNDPNINMVFRKDDLKLKLNRLKRLGEVSFERITDKGQFAAILNELATLYDFRQGAMFNKNQFLDDLFKKDFILALFDQNLLHVTVLKVSGKIFASISAVTDQEWVYLSGGFNVHAPFYAKRISPGYLSFMLLGQQLVNEGKAVLDLTPGGDFYKERMATSHEPVCELIVTDSVIYRAKRQIRRKTYEYLAKAGKWPMGAELALRKRLYLLKNRVRQVKREGVLKTAVEKLKKVVQPPAVKVYISPTTVIAFNDSMAINKNELSDLLLFVANGTLQTRWEFLEDAMRRYGHGESSYTYCKDGRLLYCIWRTNNVEPIAAGNKLATEKRKEENFQLENMYCHSEGREKQNEFLKAVAHAITEENQNATIRVVTSTKNKSLCQTLYSMGFTIS, encoded by the coding sequence ATGAAAACTCAAGCCACAAGTAAAATAGCGTTACAGTCGCTAAAGGGTAATAATATTGCTATTCATGTAGGTGAGGATGCCTGGCAGTTACTCTCCAATTCCACGTTTCTAGCAAATTGGGACAAGTTATTTGAAAGCTGTCCTTGGGCTACTATTTTCCAGCACCAATCATTTGCTCTTACATGGTATAAGATCTACCGCACTAAGTTTCTTCCAGTTTTAGTAATTGCTGAATGCGAAGATCAACTTAATGGCTTGCTTACATTAGCAGCACCTGTTTCTGGTAATAAAGGACAGATCGTTGGTGCGGGACATTACGATGCCGAATATCATACGTGGCTAACGGATGGTACTGATAATGGATCGTTTATTCAAGTAGCTTTCACAAAATTACTTCAGTTATTTCCTCAATACCCTATTTACTTACGCTATATTCCACCTCATACACCCATTCAATGGATGCGGGAGCCCAAATGGAAAAAACGCTGCGTATGGCTTGCCGGTAGCCGTCCATTAATGAACCTCAACGATCCAAACATAAATATGGTCTTTCGTAAAGATGATCTAAAACTAAAATTGAATCGACTGAAAAGACTAGGTGAAGTTAGTTTTGAGCGTATTACAGATAAGGGTCAATTTGCGGCTATTTTAAATGAACTAGCTACTCTATATGATTTTCGCCAGGGAGCGATGTTCAATAAAAATCAATTTCTTGATGACCTCTTTAAAAAAGATTTCATTCTGGCCTTGTTTGATCAAAACTTATTACATGTAACGGTACTCAAGGTAAGTGGAAAAATATTTGCCTCAATATCTGCTGTAACTGACCAGGAGTGGGTGTATTTAAGTGGTGGTTTCAATGTACATGCCCCATTTTATGCAAAGCGTATTTCGCCAGGGTATTTAAGTTTTATGCTACTGGGGCAACAATTAGTAAACGAAGGAAAAGCTGTTCTTGATCTTACACCGGGTGGTGATTTTTATAAAGAAAGAATGGCTACAAGCCATGAGCCTGTTTGTGAATTAATAGTTACAGATAGTGTTATTTATCGTGCAAAACGGCAAATACGCAGGAAAACATATGAATATTTGGCTAAAGCTGGTAAATGGCCCATGGGGGCTGAACTGGCCCTACGTAAACGGCTTTACCTTTTAAAAAATAGGGTTCGCCAGGTTAAACGGGAAGGTGTATTGAAAACAGCAGTTGAAAAACTCAAAAAAGTGGTGCAGCCACCTGCTGTAAAAGTGTATATATCACCTACAACTGTTATTGCATTTAATGATTCCATGGCTATTAATAAAAATGAACTTAGTGACCTTTTGTTATTTGTAGCAAATGGAACATTGCAAACCCGTTGGGAATTTTTAGAAGACGCTATGCGTCGATATGGGCATGGAGAGAGCTCCTATACTTACTGTAAAGATGGTCGTTTGTTATATTGTATATGGCGTACTAATAATGTTGAGCCGATAGCCGCTGGTAATAAGCTTGCTACTGAAAAGCGTAAAGAAGAAAACTTTCAGTTAGAAAATATGTATTGCCATTCTGAAGGAAGGGAAAAACAAAACGAATTTTTGAAAGCTGTCGCTCATGCTATTACAGAAGAGAACCAAAACGCAACTATTAGGGTTGTCACATCCACAAAAAATAAAAGCTTGTGCCAAACACTTTACTCAATGGGATTTACTATCTCTTAA